A genomic region of Metopolophium dirhodum isolate CAU chromosome 1, ASM1992520v1, whole genome shotgun sequence contains the following coding sequences:
- the LOC132937380 gene encoding LOW QUALITY PROTEIN: uncharacterized protein LOC132937380 (The sequence of the model RefSeq protein was modified relative to this genomic sequence to represent the inferred CDS: deleted 1 base in 1 codon) — protein MSQYMPYGGFNWIEPTLIGLDDLDDTSPIGRVYEVDVSYPRHLHDNHNDLPFLPQNSVPHGSKVRKLMATFEEKKNYIIHYRSLQQAIKNGLIVEKVHRVIQFNQSNWLAKYIELNTEMRKKARNDFEKDFFKLMNNAVFGKTMQSKRKEMKMELVSCERRLQKLINKSTFKHCTNYNENLNAVALENKIIKFDKPIYIGFAVLDVSKTLMYEYHYDVMQRHYGDKIKLMYTDTDSLIYHIQTDDFYADLATNHNLLDRMDTANLPTDHQCYVVSRKKSPGYFSDEVYGNIITHFCALRAKSYAFNIYAGPEDEVANDRIGGEKIKAKGIRSHVVKNHMTFEDHRKCLFGEDGVEAYKENVSIRSFNHQLMTIKTKKLTYNSYDDKRVVLEDKVNTLAHGHYSIEEDDIWTELDGGDWNVEEKGLMRDLLHYIT, from the exons ATGTCGCAGTACATGCCGTACGGTGGGTTCAACTGGATCGAGCCTACTCTGATCGGATTAGATGATTTGGACGATACCTCCCCTATAGGACGAGTGTATGAGGTGGATGTGTCATACCCACGACATTTGCATGATAACCACAATGACTTACCCTTTCTACCGCAAAATAGTGTGCCACATGGATCGAAGGTGCGAAAGTTGATGGCGACGTTcgaggagaaaaaaaattatattatacattataggaGCCTGCAGCAGGCCATTAAGAATGGACTAATAGTAgaaaaa GTACATAGAGTGATACAATTTAACCAGTCTAACTGGCTGGCTAAATATATTGAGTTGAACACCGAGATGAGGAAGAAGGCGAGGAATGATTTTGAAaaggacttttttaaattaatgaacaacGCTGTATTTG ggAAGACTATGCAGTCTAAAAGAAAGGAGATGAAGATGGAGCTAGTGTCGTGTGAGAGGAGGTTACAAAAATTAATCAACAAGAGTACATTTAAACACTGTACCAATTATAACGAAAACCTAAACGCTGTCGCACTggagaataaaattattaaatttgataaacctatatatattg gatTCGCTGTACTGGATGTATCA AAAACGCTAATGTATGAGTACCATTATGATGTCATGCAGAGGCACTATggagacaaaattaaattaatgtacacTGATacag ATTCATTGATTTACCACATACAAACGGATGATTTTTATGCAGACTTGGCGACCAACCATAACTTGTTGGACCGGATGGACACTGCCAACTTGCCCACTGACCATCAGTGTTATGTGGTAAGCAGAAAGAAGTCTCCAGGATACTTTTCCGATGAAGTTTACGGCAACATTATTACTCATTTCTGTGCGTTGAGGGCCAAGTCCTACGCTTTTAATATATATGCTGGTCCAGAGGATGAGGTTGCAAATGATAGAATAGGAGGAGAAAAGATTAAGGCGAAAGGAATCCGGTCTCATGTGGTTAAAAACCACATGACATTCGAGGACCATAGAAAGTGTTTGTTTGGGGAAGATGGAGTGGAGGCGTACAAGGAGAATGTATCGATTAGGTCATTTAACCATCAACTCATGACCataaagacaaaaaaattaacttacaatAGCTATGACGATAAGAGGGTGGTGTTAGAAGATAAAGTCAACACACTAGCCCATGGACACTATAGTATAGA GGAAGATGACATATGGACAGAATTAGATGGAGGGGACTGGAACGTGGAAGAGAAAGGATTAATGAGAGACCTTCTACATTACATAACCTGA